TTCAAATTCAGGATAACGTGTGGAAGTGGTGGCTTCAGATGAAGTCCAGTGAAGGGAAGGAGGGCAAAGTACTTACACAGAACACAGTCTGAATTGATCGAAAATCGGAAAGAAATTGGCTGTGCTCAAAACGATCGTCAGTGTTTGTGTAGTGAGTGGGGGTGGCGGGAGAGCATAAGATTTTGTTGGAGGAGGAAAGGAAGGAGAATGAAGACAAATAGTTTCTCTggtggaaaaaatgcaaaaaagtgaaaaaatgagTGAGAGAAAACAGGATGGAGGGACTGGATTTCAGAGGGGAATATCCCGATTGCACTCGAGCCGGTGCAAATAGACACACGTGGAATGAAAAGAGTGACCAGATTAGAAGACTCTAGCACTTTTCAGGCAGGAGCCGgagtttttgggtttttcgagaaaatacgaaattttTGTATCATTTTATAAAGTGCGATTagaaattatctgaaaatgttataagaaagaaaatcatttcattatatgaaaaatgactgaaaacaacaaaataaagGCTGCAAATGTAAATACATTATCAAAAGTCTGTGACAATTCTCCGTTGATGTTGCATTGGGGGAACAATACGAGATGGCGGAGCACATCcattttgtgaatattttcgTGGCTCCTGGAAAGTTTATGGAGTATTTGAAAACATACTGTCCATCAATAAATTTAACTTACTTCAAATTGAGTCTGCATTCGAACAGCTGGTTGTGGAGGTTGTGAGCTCTTCCGCTGCTCCGATGCACTGCTCATTCtgggaattttcgaatttgacTGATGAGCTGGAAGTGGTGGCGGATGTGAGAATGATGTGGATGTTGAGACAACTGGACGTGGAATATATGAAGATGGGGCAGCAGAAGATGATGGAGTATCGAGATTTCCAATTGTTCCAACTGTTATTTTAGTTACATGTGACAGATTATGagaggatgatgatgatgatgatgaaggtGTTAAAGGATCCGAAATAAATGGATTACTGTTGTTTACTGGTTTTTTGAGGTCTGGAGATGTTGGTAATGGAAcgttttgaattattgaatgTGGAGAAGTTGgatctgattttgcatgggTTCGCTGTTGATCATTGGCTCTTTGTTGCTcaattatctggaaaaaagtttgtttgcatttttgagtttaagctaattcagaaattaaaaaatttttaagttttttaaaaaattgtatccgactttccaaaaatgataGGTTAAACCTTTTGAACTGACTAGtgagcaaaatttaaaattgaacgtTAGATCGATGCCAAATGTTTCatgaatcgaaaaataaactCTAAATAATTactccaatttttgttgaatttttagcgtGAAATGTACCTGTTGCCTCATTTCAGCTCTCTTTGCATCCCTAATTTGTGCATTTGTCACATGACTTTGCCGTGGACCATATCTCTGACTAGGTCTTCTTTCAAATGAGCATGATTGTCTTCGTGATAATCTTGCTCCTTCCTTATGAATTGTTTCATATTCTGTCCTGCCTCTATACTTAAATGTGCTTCCTAACCGGAAGAACTGAATTTTGCGATTCGCTTGGATTGGGCGAGATTTGAGGCGGAAAAATGCGTGTTGCTCGATGGCACATTTCCAGAAATGTTTTGCCGCTTTTTCAGACGTCAAGTGAAAAACGAACGTGTGCAGCTGGATTTGGCcattgttctgaaaaagttactatttttaaagttattttgcacatttttttcaattaataaattGTACAAAACTGCTACTCTAATCTTCATTAaacttttcattaaaaaaactcaccgatTGATCAGCATCCTCCTCGACAACCAGtgtaattttcttatttttgaaatccaatttttgtagtttttcccATAAAAAGAGTCCAATTTTCTGTGGACCATCAAATACCAGCATTCCTTGTGGAGTTAAACCCAATCGATATGTATTTCCATCTTTTCCTTCTACAATATGCATATCTACTCCGTACATTTCAATCCATCGTGCCTTATTCAAGTAGTTCAACTCCGCTTGAGCCGGAGTTTgtccactgaaaaatgttattttagtttttagattGAGAAgcatgaaattgaaaataaaaccaattaggtaatttttttctgtccgaaatgtttttatttgaaacttaGGCAAatactgcaattttcaaataagtgtattttttgttctttaagattgaaattatcaaacatttgttatcaaatttaaaattgtatctATGTAGTTTTGATTCTCAAATAGTCAATTTCCTGATTGAAATATTTACGTCTAACCAAGTTTCTCTCAACTTTCAGGTGTCCTCTAATTTGATCCAGCAGAAAATCCCGGGTTTCACACTGATTAGAATATTGATTTCTGGCAAATACCAGAACAATATaatgcatttcaaaaattgacattttcggGAAAGTAATATCAAACTCTAAAaggttttccagtttttaaatttttagactaTATTTTACATGTGCTGTAAAGTTTTCtaacaatcttttttttaattttataacaaaaaaacttaccggCACGCTTTGTACCTCTCCAATATCTCGActtccattttttcatctTGCTCCGGATGAAATCGAAATTCTGAGATAAAGAGGGCTGTATGAAGTTCTGGGTTGTAATCGCCTAGttctgctgaaattttttatgtttaaaatgcttaatttttttagaattgaaaaaaaactcacattgaaGTGCAAAAGCAGCTAGTTCAATTGCTAACTGATGTGGACATTGCAGACGTCCTGAGGAGATATCTtgttttatttgcaaaaagaaTTGATACCtgcagaaatttattttaaaaaaatacattactGATTAAGTATACCTTGTAAGCTCTTCTTTCAAATTGCTAGAAGGTTCCGAAGTAAAGAATTTAACACGAAACCGAAGAGTAAATGGAGGTCCAATTGCCACttgttttgcaactttttttgtagGGTCTAGCCAGTGCTGGAAATATaaaaaggtttgaaaaaataaaataaagaaataattaAATGAATACCTGAACATTGAATGGATCTGTGTACTGCAGGCCAAAATAGTCCCTCTCTTCTAGGTCAAGCGAGTAGAATACTTCTTCGTAAAGTTCACTTCCTACAgcgtttctctgaaaatttatattttgagaTACTAGAATGGATGTTCGAgaattataaaaactttttaaaaaataattaatctgCATATGCAACacattttgccactttttttatTCGCAATAGGTTTATCTATGATTTTTGActccatttttctttgaatttcaggCACTAATTTGCCAAAATAGTTCTACAAGAACCGACATTTAATaacagttattttcaaaaataaaaagaccACTCACCGGCACGACAATATTTAAATGTGCTCCATCAAGCAGAAGCACCTTGCACTGAACAAACTTTTTCGTATCAAAGCTTGCATCCTGTGTTTGTGACTTCTGTTGCTGTTGACGATTCCGTGAGAATCTGGCTGATAGACTTCGCAACATCCaggacatctgaaaataaccaAAGAGTTTCTAAGAGTTTAAACCAACTTCTGGATTTGTTTGGCACACAGCTCtggacttttttaaaaattgaaactgttGATTAGTATTTTTAGAGgttaacattttaatttaaaaatatttcataaacaaaaaatattttcaattttaaaaaaatcttttagtttttgttttactttcaaaattgagagattaattttgcacattaaaaaaattcaaaaaaaaccaaaactttacacaacccaaatttttagagttacACTTGTTAGGAGctatattttttgagcagtACTCCAAAACGTCAATGAAGCTAATGATTATATCAAAAACG
The nucleotide sequence above comes from Caenorhabditis elegans chromosome III. Encoded proteins:
- the frm-2 gene encoding Moesin/ezrin/radixin homolog 1 (Confirmed by transcript evidence); the protein is MSSDEEDENSQREPKDMSWMLRSLSARFSRNRQQQQKSQTQDASFDTKKFVQCKVLLLDGAHLNIVVPRNAVGSELYEEVFYSLDLEERDYFGLQYTDPFNVQHWLDPTKKVAKQVAIGPPFTLRFRVKFFTSEPSSNLKEELTRYQFFLQIKQDISSGRLQCPHQLAIELAAFALQSELGDYNPELHTALFISEFRFHPEQDEKMEVEILERYKACRGQTPAQAELNYLNKARWIEMYGVDMHIVEGKDGNTYRLGLTPQGMLVFDGPQKIGLFLWEKLQKLDFKNKKITLVVEEDADQSNNGQIQLHTFVFHLTSEKAAKHFWKCAIEQHAFFRLKSRPIQANRKIQFFRLGSTFKYRGRTEYETIHKEGARLSRRQSCSFERRPSQRYGPRQSHVTNAQIRDAKRAEMRQQIIEQQRANDQQRTHAKSDPTSPHSIIQNVPLPTSPDLKKPVNNSNPFISDPLTPSSSSSSSSHNLSHVTKITVGTIGNLDTPSSSAAPSSYIPRPVVSTSTSFSHPPPLPAHQSNSKIPRMSSASEQRKSSQPPQPAVRMQTQFEEPRKYSQNGCAPPSRIVPPMQHQRRIVTDF
- the frm-2 gene encoding Moesin/ezrin/radixin homolog 1 (Confirmed by transcript evidence), with the protein product MSWMLRSLSARFSRNRQQQQKSQTQDASFDTKKFVQCKVLLLDGAHLNIVVPRNAVGSELYEEVFYSLDLEERDYFGLQYTDPFNVQHWLDPTKKVAKQVAIGPPFTLRFRVKFFTSEPSSNLKEELTRYQFFLQIKQDISSGRLQCPHQLAIELAAFALQSELGDYNPELHTALFISEFRFHPEQDEKMEVEILERYKACRGQTPAQAELNYLNKARWIEMYGVDMHIVEGKDGNTYRLGLTPQGMLVFDGPQKIGLFLWEKLQKLDFKNKKITLVVEEDADQSNNGQIQLHTFVFHLTSEKAAKHFWKCAIEQHAFFRLKSRPIQANRKIQFFRLGSTFKYRGRTEYETIHKEGARLSRRQSCSFERRPSQRYGPRQSHVTNAQIRDAKRAEMRQQIIEQQRANDQQRTHAKSDPTSPHSIIQNVPLPTSPDLKKPVNNSNPFISDPLTPSSSSSSSSHNLSHVTKITVGTIGNLDTPSSSAAPSSYIPRPVVSTSTSFSHPPPLPAHQSNSKIPRMSSASEQRKSSQPPQPAVRMQTQFEEPRKYSQNGCAPPSRIVPPMQHQRRIVTDF